The proteins below are encoded in one region of Vespa velutina chromosome 11, iVesVel2.1, whole genome shotgun sequence:
- the LOC124952898 gene encoding uncharacterized Golgi apparatus membrane protein-like protein CG5021 isoform X3: MDDDTIAFGEEDDAVHNDKLKHPYVTIFHLAFRISAIIVYMMCQLFSNSFIASFVVVVLLLSMDFWTVKNITGRLMVGLRWWNYIDDNGKSNWVFESKKGPQQNRINIAEARIFWLALILCPLLWSVLFVTALFRLNFQWLLLVCIAIILNGANLYGYVKCKMGSNQYISTATSDFFKKQIIQNVASMMTRSPPTNNPNQQTNVI, from the exons ATGGATGACGATACTATAGCCTTCGGGGAGGAAGATGATGCTGTTCATAATGATAAACTCAA GCATCCATACGTCACCATATTCCATCTTGCATTTAGAATATCAGCTATAATAGTTTATATGATGtgtcaattattttcaaatagttTTATTGCAAgtttcgtcgttgtcgtatTACTTTTGTCCATGGACTTTTGGACCGTTAAAAATATAACCGGAAGACTGATGGTTGGACTTAGATGGTGGAATTATATTGATGACAATGGAAAGAGTAATTGGGTATTTGAATCTAAAAAG GGTCCCCAACAGAACCGTATTAACATAGCAGAGGCACGTATCTTCTGGTTGGCATTGATACTGTGCCCACTTTTGTGGTCAGTATTATTTGTTACAGCATTGTTtcgtttaaattttcaatggcTATTACTCGTATGTATTGCAATCATTTTAAACGGAGCTAATCTTTATGGATATGTGAAATGTAAAATGGGAAGTAACCAGTATATCTCAACAGCTACCAGTGATTTCTTTAAGAAACAAATCATACAAAAt gttGCATCTATGATGACGAGAAGCCCACCAACAAATAATCCAAATCAACAAactaatgtaatataa
- the LOC124952898 gene encoding uncharacterized Golgi apparatus membrane protein-like protein CG5021 isoform X2: MASASVPLLMDDDTIAFGEEDDAVHNDKLKHPYVTIFHLAFRISAIIVYMMCQLFSNSFIASFVVVVLLLSMDFWTVKNITGRLMVGLRWWNYIDDNGKSNWVFESKKNRINIAEARIFWLALILCPLLWSVLFVTALFRLNFQWLLLVCIAIILNGANLYGYVKCKMGSNQYISTATSDFFKKQIIQNVASMMTRSPPTNNPNQQTNVI; encoded by the exons ATGGCGTCTGCTTCG GTACCCTTACTGATGGATGACGATACTATAGCCTTCGGGGAGGAAGATGATGCTGTTCATAATGATAAACTCAA GCATCCATACGTCACCATATTCCATCTTGCATTTAGAATATCAGCTATAATAGTTTATATGATGtgtcaattattttcaaatagttTTATTGCAAgtttcgtcgttgtcgtatTACTTTTGTCCATGGACTTTTGGACCGTTAAAAATATAACCGGAAGACTGATGGTTGGACTTAGATGGTGGAATTATATTGATGACAATGGAAAGAGTAATTGGGTATTTGAATCTAAAAAG AACCGTATTAACATAGCAGAGGCACGTATCTTCTGGTTGGCATTGATACTGTGCCCACTTTTGTGGTCAGTATTATTTGTTACAGCATTGTTtcgtttaaattttcaatggcTATTACTCGTATGTATTGCAATCATTTTAAACGGAGCTAATCTTTATGGATATGTGAAATGTAAAATGGGAAGTAACCAGTATATCTCAACAGCTACCAGTGATTTCTTTAAGAAACAAATCATACAAAAt gttGCATCTATGATGACGAGAAGCCCACCAACAAATAATCCAAATCAACAAactaatgtaatataa
- the LOC124952898 gene encoding uncharacterized Golgi apparatus membrane protein-like protein CG5021 isoform X1: MASASVPLLMDDDTIAFGEEDDAVHNDKLKHPYVTIFHLAFRISAIIVYMMCQLFSNSFIASFVVVVLLLSMDFWTVKNITGRLMVGLRWWNYIDDNGKSNWVFESKKGPQQNRINIAEARIFWLALILCPLLWSVLFVTALFRLNFQWLLLVCIAIILNGANLYGYVKCKMGSNQYISTATSDFFKKQIIQNVASMMTRSPPTNNPNQQTNVI, encoded by the exons ATGGCGTCTGCTTCG GTACCCTTACTGATGGATGACGATACTATAGCCTTCGGGGAGGAAGATGATGCTGTTCATAATGATAAACTCAA GCATCCATACGTCACCATATTCCATCTTGCATTTAGAATATCAGCTATAATAGTTTATATGATGtgtcaattattttcaaatagttTTATTGCAAgtttcgtcgttgtcgtatTACTTTTGTCCATGGACTTTTGGACCGTTAAAAATATAACCGGAAGACTGATGGTTGGACTTAGATGGTGGAATTATATTGATGACAATGGAAAGAGTAATTGGGTATTTGAATCTAAAAAG GGTCCCCAACAGAACCGTATTAACATAGCAGAGGCACGTATCTTCTGGTTGGCATTGATACTGTGCCCACTTTTGTGGTCAGTATTATTTGTTACAGCATTGTTtcgtttaaattttcaatggcTATTACTCGTATGTATTGCAATCATTTTAAACGGAGCTAATCTTTATGGATATGTGAAATGTAAAATGGGAAGTAACCAGTATATCTCAACAGCTACCAGTGATTTCTTTAAGAAACAAATCATACAAAAt gttGCATCTATGATGACGAGAAGCCCACCAACAAATAATCCAAATCAACAAactaatgtaatataa